The sequence CGTGCAACCGGACGGACGGAAGAGATCGCCGGTATCATCTCATCAAGCCTGGCCCTGAACATCACAATTGGTTTGGCAGGTTCGATCCTGTTATGCCTGCTGGCGGAGTGGCTCGTCCGTGATGTGTTTGCGATACCTGAAGCCGAACAGCAACTCACGATCCGCGCGATATACCTTGCATCGGCGATCATCTTCTTTACGATGCTAAGCCAGGTCTTCAGTTCGGTCCTTCACGGCCTGCAGCGATTTGATGTCTATTCGAAGATATTCTCGGTCCACAGCATATTACTCGTAAGCGGTAATATCTTATTGGCCCTGTTGAATTTCGACCTTCTAGGATTGTTGAAATGGAATCTGGCGCTCCTTGTTGTATTTTCCTTTATTTACGCTATCGCTGCGGTTCGCTTGCTACCGGCTCCAAGAGCTCGAATAGGTTTCGCCGCCGGGATCCTTGGCAGGATCTTAGCCTACAGTGGAGCCATCGTCGTTTATCAAGTACTAGGCAACGTCGTTCTCCTGTTCGAACGCGGCTGGATCACACAGCGGCTCGGAAGTGAGAGCCTGACCTATTATGTGGTTCCGATGTCTTTGGGTATTTATCTACATGGCTTTATTTCGAGCCTTGTAATGGTCGTTTTTCCGCTCGCGAGCGAACTGGAACGGGATCGACATCGTCTGCAAAAGCTCTACACTAAAGCGACCAAGCTTGTGAGTGCGCTGGTCGTTTTCTTAGTTTTGAGCGTCCTGGTGGTTAATGAGCGGTTTCTCACTCTATGGATGGGGGCGGACTTTGCCGTGATTGCGGCACCATTGCTGGTGGCGCATATCATTTGCTTTGGTTTGGTCGCGATCTTGACTGTGTCGTGGCAAATGTCCGAGGGGCTTGGCCGTCCGCACTTTAATGCGATCCTTACGGGGATATCGTCTGTGATCTGCATTTCTTTGATGCTCGCCTTGATCGTCCCTTATGGGCTCCTCGGCGTTGCCGTAGCCCGCCTGATCGGCTTTGCAACGATCTTTTTTTCCATTCTCTTTGCAGAGAAATGGCTATTTGGTGCTGTCCAGGCGGACTTCTGGCTAACGCATCTCAGGCGGGTGATTCCGGCCGCGATCGTTGCTGGCATTTGCGAGTACGCACTGGCAAGGTTCCTGCCTCTCGGCTGGATGTCGCTTATTGCGATAGGGGGAGCCGGAGCAGCAGCATACGTTGTGCTCTTATGGCTATTGGATTTCGTAACGGTCGATGAGAAACTTCTAATCAGGGAGATCGCAAAACGCAAACGATGAAGAGTGTTCAGCGACTGGATTTCATCCGTTCGAGGTGCGCCGGTAAGAAGGTGCTTCACCTCGGGTGTGCCAACTATC is a genomic window of Chloracidobacterium sp. containing:
- a CDS encoding oligosaccharide flippase family protein translates to MPELIERQTSQSVVRNVLFGLVTWILPLCLGLVATPILVGSLGHAEYGLYALILGLVGYSFTFNFGRAITKYVAEFRATGRTEEIAGIISSSLALNITIGLAGSILLCLLAEWLVRDVFAIPEAEQQLTIRAIYLASAIIFFTMLSQVFSSVLHGLQRFDVYSKIFSVHSILLVSGNILLALLNFDLLGLLKWNLALLVVFSFIYAIAAVRLLPAPRARIGFAAGILGRILAYSGAIVVYQVLGNVVLLFERGWITQRLGSESLTYYVVPMSLGIYLHGFISSLVMVVFPLASELERDRHRLQKLYTKATKLVSALVVFLVLSVLVVNERFLTLWMGADFAVIAAPLLVAHIICFGLVAILTVSWQMSEGLGRPHFNAILTGISSVICISLMLALIVPYGLLGVAVARLIGFATIFFSILFAEKWLFGAVQADFWLTHLRRVIPAAIVAGICEYALARFLPLGWMSLIAIGGAGAAAYVVLLWLLDFVTVDEKLLIREIAKRKR